A window from Campylobacter concisus encodes these proteins:
- a CDS encoding DUF2157 domain-containing protein, with protein MNFLNRIFLAKELDRWQSDGIVDKETAIKIANLYDIDPDAHSDKISFVLKLVAYLFFALAFFTLVGANWEEIPRLGRLALVLFVLGLVNFGGIYYLAKGKENLSTAMFFLGNFCFGAAIALIAQIYNISDEPSGGILLWSIGAFAVSFASKKGVLVAQSLIFATVWFFMITYQGDFGFGFIIFIALGAYTLYKDDSKWLAFVLFIDIFIYIISFCGYISGLRAIFDYGFLFGLPMVAIVSLSYALLLISISPLLDKFRVGLGVFTKEFGKNFGVFVLLFCLFLFEERNLFEVGDEELWFVKSFFKSNFGFVFILFSVAYFVLFFKEKNKSGLLLGALLVSLPFVFSYGPGYANIFFSLANIITAAVLIKKGELKLGLCMIFLVAAVRYFQLIGDYIGATALFMVFAFIVLVVARKGRKK; from the coding sequence ATGAACTTTTTAAATAGAATTTTTCTAGCAAAAGAGCTGGATCGGTGGCAAAGTGACGGCATAGTCGATAAAGAGACCGCTATAAAAATAGCAAATTTATACGACATCGACCCTGATGCCCATAGTGACAAGATAAGTTTTGTCCTAAAGCTCGTAGCATATCTCTTTTTTGCGCTAGCCTTTTTTACGCTCGTTGGTGCAAACTGGGAAGAGATACCAAGACTAGGACGTTTAGCACTTGTGTTGTTTGTACTTGGGCTTGTAAATTTTGGTGGAATTTACTATCTTGCAAAGGGAAAGGAAAATCTATCAACGGCGATGTTTTTTCTTGGAAATTTCTGCTTTGGTGCGGCGATTGCTCTTATTGCTCAAATTTATAACATTAGCGATGAGCCAAGTGGTGGTATTTTGCTTTGGAGTATCGGGGCGTTTGCGGTTTCTTTTGCTAGTAAAAAAGGTGTGTTGGTAGCCCAAAGTCTTATCTTTGCGACAGTTTGGTTTTTTATGATAACTTATCAAGGCGACTTTGGTTTTGGCTTTATCATTTTTATAGCACTTGGCGCATATACGCTTTACAAAGACGACTCAAAATGGCTTGCTTTTGTGCTTTTTATAGATATTTTTATATACATCATTTCATTTTGCGGCTACATTAGTGGTCTTAGAGCGATATTTGATTATGGATTTTTGTTTGGACTTCCGATGGTTGCGATCGTATCGCTATCTTATGCACTTTTACTTATCAGCATTTCGCCTCTACTAGATAAGTTTAGAGTAGGGCTTGGCGTATTTACGAAAGAATTTGGTAAAAATTTTGGCGTTTTTGTGTTGTTATTTTGTCTATTTTTATTTGAAGAAAGAAATTTATTTGAGGTTGGAGATGAAGAGCTTTGGTTTGTGAAGTCGTTTTTTAAAAGCAACTTTGGCTTTGTCTTTATCCTATTTAGTGTTGCTTATTTTGTACTATTTTTTAAAGAAAAAAACAAGAGTGGCTTGCTACTTGGGGCACTGCTCGTGTCGTTGCCATTTGTCTTTAGCTACGGGCCTGGCTACGCAAATATATTTTTCTCGCTCGCAAATATCATAACAGCTGCGGTTCTTATCAAAAAGGGTGAGTTAAAACTCGGTCTTTGTATGATATTTTTGGTTGCAGCCGTGAGGTATTTCCAACTCATAGGTGATTATATTGGTGCTACGGCGCTATTTATGGTGTTTGCTTTCATAGTGCTAGTTGTCGCTAGAAAAGGACGTAAAAAATGA
- a CDS encoding Na+/H+ antiporter NhaA: MCFRNFRGFFIGEASSGIFLIVAALVAFIFENIFLSSFYNSFLQIDTRLNFGKSPIQKPLILLVNDSLMAVFFFLLGFRLKREIFKAKLRSLTQATLLKIFIIGSILASVFFYILNHNYIFC, translated from the coding sequence ATGTGTTTTAGGAATTTTAGGGGTTTTTTTATAGGTGAAGCTAGCAGCGGTATTTTTCTTATCGTTGCTGCTTTAGTGGCATTTATCTTTGAAAATATTTTTTTAAGCAGTTTTTATAACTCATTTTTACAAATCGATACAAGGCTAAATTTTGGCAAATCGCCGATACAAAAGCCCCTTATCCTTTTGGTAAATGATAGTTTGATGGCCGTTTTTTTCTTTTTACTTGGGTTTAGACTTAAGCGAGAAATTTTTAAAGCAAAGCTTAGGAGTCTGACCCAAGCTACCTTGCTAAAAATTTTTATCATCGGCAGCATTTTAGCTTCTGTATTTTTTTATATTTTAAATCACAATTATATTTTTTGTTGA
- the hypB gene encoding hydrogenase nickel incorporation protein HypB: MCKDCGCSMGNHAHVHTHADGTTHSHPHTHDGHTDHAHDAHEHNHDTHAHPVLNESKTIDVIEKILCENDKEAAHNRAHLDEKKILCVNLMSSPGAGKTTLLEATIKAGKFKIGVVEGDLETNQDADRIVKAGAKAHQISTGQTCHLDAFMVHEGLHHLPLNELDLVFIENVGNLVCPASYDVGSHFNAVLLSVPEGDDKVSKYPVMFRAADVLLITKASLAPHFDFNIERVKNDARKLNPKVDIFVIDSKTGEGIDKWISYLEFKKELR, encoded by the coding sequence ATGTGTAAAGATTGCGGTTGTTCAATGGGTAATCACGCCCACGTTCACACTCACGCTGATGGCACCACTCACTCGCACCCACACACTCATGATGGACATACAGATCACGCTCATGACGCACATGAGCACAATCATGACACTCACGCACATCCAGTGCTAAATGAGAGTAAAACCATAGACGTGATAGAGAAAATCCTCTGCGAAAATGATAAAGAAGCTGCTCACAACAGAGCTCATCTTGATGAAAAAAAGATACTTTGCGTAAATTTAATGAGTAGCCCAGGGGCAGGCAAGACAACGCTTCTAGAGGCTACGATAAAGGCTGGTAAGTTTAAAATAGGCGTTGTTGAGGGCGATTTGGAGACAAATCAAGACGCCGACCGTATAGTAAAGGCTGGCGCAAAGGCTCATCAGATAAGCACAGGTCAGACCTGTCACTTAGATGCTTTTATGGTGCATGAAGGCCTTCATCACTTGCCACTAAATGAGCTTGATCTGGTTTTTATAGAAAATGTTGGAAATTTAGTCTGCCCTGCTAGCTATGACGTTGGCTCACATTTTAACGCTGTGCTTCTTTCAGTGCCTGAGGGCGATGATAAAGTGAGCAAATATCCAGTGATGTTTAGGGCTGCTGACGTGCTTCTCATCACAAAAGCTTCGCTTGCACCACACTTTGACTTTAATATCGAGCGAGTGAAAAACGACGCTAGAAAGCTAAATCCAAAGGTTGATATCTTTGTGATAGATAGCAAAACTGGTGAGGGCATTGATAAGTGGATAAGTTATTTGGAATTTAAAAAAGAGCTAAGATAA
- a CDS encoding GDYXXLXY domain-containing protein, whose amino-acid sequence MKIKFLIVAVVFQILLIGIMLGYALMPLYFGQEVRVRVNLYDPRDLFRGNYVDLNYDFSNFHSRNFDENDKDDRYIDQYDERVRDGARVYAVLKPDVNGTYSFAKFSISKPDNGVFLAGRYDGYSLVKYGIEHFYMSPDSAASTEDEMREEDVDAYAVLMVMDNGKARLKDLIIQKNAQKNSKKLLGDENFDKLDEIRQKE is encoded by the coding sequence ATGAAGATAAAATTCTTAATAGTAGCTGTAGTTTTTCAAATTTTGCTTATTGGCATTATGCTTGGCTACGCGCTTATGCCGCTTTATTTTGGGCAAGAGGTAAGAGTAAGGGTCAATCTTTATGATCCAAGAGATCTTTTTCGCGGAAACTATGTTGATTTAAACTATGATTTTTCAAATTTTCACTCAAGAAATTTTGACGAAAATGATAAAGATGACCGCTATATCGACCAATACGATGAGAGAGTAAGAGATGGAGCTAGAGTTTATGCTGTTTTAAAACCAGATGTTAATGGCACCTACAGCTTTGCTAAATTTAGTATAAGCAAGCCAGATAATGGAGTGTTTTTAGCTGGTAGATATGATGGCTACTCGCTTGTAAAATACGGCATAGAGCACTTTTATATGTCACCTGATAGTGCAGCTAGTACCGAAGATGAAATGAGAGAAGAAGACGTTGATGCCTATGCTGTTTTGATGGTGATGGATAATGGCAAGGCTAGATTAAAGGATCTAATAATCCAAAAGAATGCCCAAAAAAATAGCAAAAAACTACTTGGTGATGAAAATTTTGATAAGTTGGATGAGATTAGGCAAAAAGAGTAA